CGGCGATCCCGCCGGTGAGCAGCCGATACCGGACCTCCTGGAATCCTGCCTCCCGCATGAGGCCGGCCAGCGTCTCGGGGTCCATCCACTGGCGGACCGAGTCGTGCAGGTACTGGTAGGCGTCGCGCCGTCCCGAGAGCCGGCCGCCCAGAAGCGGGATGATCGTCCTGGAATACAGGTCGTAGGCCGCCCGCAGCCACGACGCCCCCGGCCGTCCAAACTCGAGCACCACAACCCGGCCTCCTGGCCGTAGCACCCGATGGGCTTCCCGAAGCGCTCCTGATGGGGACGCAACATTCCGGATCCCAAAGGCAAATGACACCGCGTCAGTGGACCCGTCGGCCAGCGGGAGCGCCTCGGCATCCGCGCAGACGAGCAAGGCCCTGGCGCCCGACCCAGATGGCGCCGGGCATGCTTCATCCGCCAACCCTGCTGCCCGGCGCAGGCGCCTGGCGGCCACCGCGAGCATTCCCGGCGCAAAGTCCACGCCTATCGCGCGCCCCGAAGGGCCGACCTCGCGCGAGCAAAGCAGCACCAGGTCCGCGGTCCCGCAGCACACGTCGAGCGCCACGCCGCCCGGAGGGAGGCCGGCAGCCTGCACGGCCGCCCGCTTCCAGAGGACGTGCAGGCCCCCGCTCAGCACGTGGTTCAGCAGATCGTAGCGGCCGGAGATCCGGTGAAAGGCGTCCCTGACCCACGTGCGCCGCTCTGTTGGCGGCGCAGCCCCATTCCCGAACTTCTCGCGCAGCGCCCGGCGGATCAACTTGCCGGACGGAGATCGCGGGAGTTCGTCCACCAGCCAGATTCGCTTCGGCACCTTGTACCGGGCCAGGCGCGCAGCGCAGAAGGCGCGCACATCCTCTTCGTCGAGGGAGGCGCCGCGCCGCACTGTGACCGCCGCTGCCACGGCCTGCCCCCATTCCGGATCCGGAAGGCCGAAGGCGCCCGCGTCCTCCACATCAGGATGGCCGCCCAGGACCCTCTCCACCTCCGCCGGATAGACGTTCTCGCCGCCTGAGATCACAAGGTCGTCCCTGCGGTCCGAGATGAAGAGGTAGCCGTCGCCATCCAGGTATCCCATGTCGCCGGTGCTCAGCCATCCGTCCTTCAGTACACGCGCGGTTTCTTCAGGCCGGCCGAAGTAGCCGGCCGTGACCGTGGGGCCACGCACCAGGATCTCGCCGTCCTCAATCTTGATCTCAGTGGGAAAGAGTGCCTTCCCGGCCGATCCGGGTCTTTGCGGCAGGTCCCCCGGCGGCAGCGTCGCCACCTGAGATGCCGCCTCGGTAAGCCCGTAGGTCGGGGCCACCGGCACACCGCGCCGCAGGCACTCCTCGATCAGATCGAGCGGGGCCGGGCCGCCTCCCAGCAGCACGCACCGCAGGGTCGGTGGATACGGCCGATCGCCCCGCTCGTCCAGCATGCGCTGCAGCATGGTGCTGACCACCGAGACGATGGTCACCGCTCCGGCATCAATCTCACGGTTGACCTCTCCTGGATCGAAGGCCTCGTGCACCACCGCGGGTATGCCGTAGATCACGCTGCGCCACAGGATCGCCAACCCCCCCACGTGATAGAGCGGCAGCGGGGCCAGCCAGCAGTCGTCGTTGCGGAGCCCGAGATTGAAGGCCGAGCCGACCGCGCTCCACCAGTGGTTGCCGAAGGTCAGCACGACACCCTTGGGCCGCCCGGTAGTGGCCGAGGTGTAGATGATTCCCTGCACATCTGAAAGCGTAATGTCGTCGCGCAGGGGCGCGTCTGCCTCGGGTAGTACGGCCAGTTCCTCGATCGTGAGGATCCGGACGCCGGTTCCCGTGGCCCGAGCATTCGCCTCGTCGCAGATCGCCAGCGCAGGCCGCGCGTCCTGAAGGCACCACGCCACCTCAGCCGGGGCCATGCGCGTATTGACCGGAACCATCACCGCGCCCAGCCGGGCCAGCGCGTGAGTGAGCACTGCGAAATGCACACCGCCTCCAAGCACGAGCGCCACGCGCGCCCCCGCGGCCATACCCAGGCCTGCGAGCTGCCGCGCGGCACGGTCCGCTCGGCAGTCTAGATCCTCGAACGTCAGCCGATCACCGCCGGCCGCCACGGCCAGGCGCCGAGGAAACGCGCGCGCCCGCGCCCGGAGCCAGTCGGGCAGGGTCTCAGCCGACGACATCAACGAGGCCTCTAAGCGCTTCACAGTCCTCGCACCCGGCGATCCCCCGCGGCGGCGTGCTCCTGGACAGCACCTTGCGCACCTCTTCCAGCAGCGGGGGGATGATCCGGTCGGCGCGCAACTCCACCGACCGGTGCGCCGCGATGAAACCCAACGCCGCGCCGCGGTCGCGCAGAGGCGGCCGGGCGGCATCGGGCTCCATGTAGATTAGTGACAGGCCTGAGACAGGCTTGAAGCCGATGCGCTCGGCTATGTAGGCGTAGCTATTGAGCTGTATCTTGTAGGTCTCGAACAGCTCTTCCTGGACCTGCGTGATGCGCGCGGTCTTGTAGTCCACGATGTGATAGGAGCCGTCGCGGAGCTTGAATACATCGTCGGGGGAGCCCGTGAGTATGATCCCGGTCGGCGGATGCGTGATCCTGTATCTGCTCCAGTGGAGAAGCCCGCCGTTCTTCACATAGTCAACCACCCGCCCGATCTTCGGATACCAGTCGGGCAGCCTGCCGTGCCGGTCGAAGAACCCGTGCACCGTGCGCTTGGTAAAGGAGTCAATGACGCTGAAGATCCCGGGAAACGGCATCTGATAGGGCAGGGTGCATTTGTGCTGGATCCAGAAGCAGCGGGGGCAGAACCCATCTAGTACGCCGGCCAGACTCCTTCCCGAGATTACGATCTCACTAGCGCCCCTCACCGCAAATCACCTCCTCATGAACCCCGCAGGAGGCTGGCTGCCAGCAGCGCCCCGTAGACAAGAAGCAGCCGCGCGGTCCGCTTCAGCGCCTCGACAAGAGCCGCGGCGGCGTCGTGCCGCAGCACGGTTCGCACCAGCCCCACCATTGTGGGCGCCGCCAGCCAGGGTAGCCAGAACCACGGTCCGAGCAGCCCTGCCAGGCGCATCACCGCAGGCGCAGCCATGGCTCCGGCCAGGCAGAAGACGTACTGCGCGCGGGTGGCGCGCGGACCCAACCTTACCGCGAGCGTCCGCTTTCCGGCCGCGCGGTCGGTGTCAATGTCGCGCAGGTTGTTGAGCACCAGGATGGCAGAGGCCAGCAACCCCACCGGCACCGAGGCGGCCACCGCCACTGCGCGTATCTCTCCACTCTGCACGTAGTCGCTGCCTACGACGGCCACAACCCCGAAGAAGAGGAACACAAACAGGTCCCCCAGCCCGCGGTAGCCCAGACGCAGGGGACTCGCAGTATACGCCAGGGCAGCGGCTATGGAGGCCAGCCCCACCACCAGCAGCGGCCATCCCCGCAGCACCACCAGGTAGATGCCGGCGGCCGCTGCGACACCAAGACACAGGTAGGCGCCGACAAGCACCTGCCGCGCCGAAAGCAGGCCGGCCTGGGTAGCACGTGCGGGCCCCAGGCGGCCTGCGGTGTCGGCCCCCTGTAGGAAGTCGAGCGCGTCGTTGTGCAAGTTCGCGGCGATCTGGATGCTGACGGCGGCAATCAGCGCGGCAAACGCGGGCAACGGCGCGAACATCCCGTCCCCGGCCGCGGCAGCCGTACCGACCAGCACCGGGGCCACTGCCGCGGTGAGCGTGGGCACACGAGCGGCGAGCACCCAGGCCCGCCACGGGCCGGCCGCGCCTGGCGTATTCATCCCGTCCTCCGCGGCGTCCATGCCGCGCGCCTACGGGTACCTTGGGAACTTCTTGAAGTTAGGCCTGCGCTTCTGTAAGTAGGCGTCCCGGCCCTCCTGCGCCTCCTCCGACATGTAGTACAACAGCGTGGCGTCGCCGCCAAGCTGCTGCAACCCGGCCAGGCCGTCGGTGTCGGCGTTGAACGCGGCCTTCAGCAAACGCAGGGCCAGCGGGCTCTTCTCAAGCAGCTCCTTGGCCCACCGGACCGCCTCTTTCTCGAGCTGATCAAGAGGAACAACGACGTTCACCAGTCCCATCGCCAGCGCCTCCTGGGCGTTGTACTGCCTGCACAGGTACCAGATCTCGCGGGCCTTCTTGTGGCCCACGATCCGCGCCAAGTAGGTCGAGCCGTATCCGGCATCGAAGCTGCCGACCTTTGGACCGGTCTGCCCGAAGATCGCGTTGTCGGCCGCGATCGTGAGATCGCACACCGTGGCCAGAACGTTCCCGCCGCCGATGGCGTACCCAGCCACCACCGCTATCACCGGCTTGGGCAGTATGCGGATCTGCCGCTGCAGATCGAGCACGTTCAGCCGGGGGATCTTGTCGCCACCAACGTAGCCCGCGTCGCCCCTTATGCGCTGATCGCCGCCTGAGCAGAACGCCTTGTCGCCGGCGCCGGTGAGGAGCACCACCCCGACGGCGGAGTCGTCGCGCGCATCCGCGAAGGCATCCATCAACTCCTTGACCGTCTCGGGCCGGAAGGCGTTGCGCACCTCGGGCCGGTTGATGGTGATCTTCGCGATCCCATCGGAGTGCTCATAGATTATGTCGGTGTAATCCTTGACCTTCGTCCATCTCACCTGCATCGGATCCTCACCTCATTCCTTCGACCTGACTGAGGAACTCCATCACGAGCGCGCGAAACCGCTCGGGCTGCTCCAGGTGCGCTGCATGCCCTGCTCCAGGTACGACCTCTAAGATGGCCCGCGGGATAAGGGCGCGCATCTCCTCTCCCATCGCGCAGTAGGCAGGATCGAGCCCTCCTGCGATGAGCAGCGTGGGCACGCGAATCTGCTGGAGGTACTCATGCATAGGCGGTTGCACGCCTTGACCCAGGCCGCGCAGGCTGTTCGCCAGGCCCGTGGGGTTGTTCCGCAGGCGCCGGGCGCGGAGGCCCTGCCGCGCCTCATCAGGGAGCGTGGCCTGGCTGGCGAACAACGGCAGGCGCTCCCAGCGATCCACGAACGGCTCGATCCCATCCCGCTCAATAGCCGCTGCCAGCGCGGCGTCCGCGGCGGCACGCCCGCGGCGTGCGCCGGCGTCGCGGATCCCAGGCGAGGCGCTCTCCAGGATCAGCGCGGACAACCGTTCAGGGGCTACGATAGCCAGCGAGATCGAGACGCGGCCGCCCATCGAGTAGCCCAGCAGCCCCGCCCGCCGGATCCCCAGGGCGTCGAGCACGCCCAGCACGTCCTCGGTGGCGTGGCCGATCCCGTAGCGCGCGGGATCGTCCGGCGCGTCGGAGGAGCCGTGGCCCAGGAGATCCACCGCAAGCGTTGCGTGGCTCCGTGCGAAGACC
The Armatimonadota bacterium DNA segment above includes these coding regions:
- the menE gene encoding o-succinylbenzoate--CoA ligase; this translates as MSSAETLPDWLRARARAFPRRLAVAAGGDRLTFEDLDCRADRAARQLAGLGMAAGARVALVLGGGVHFAVLTHALARLGAVMVPVNTRMAPAEVAWCLQDARPALAICDEANARATGTGVRILTIEELAVLPEADAPLRDDITLSDVQGIIYTSATTGRPKGVVLTFGNHWWSAVGSAFNLGLRNDDCWLAPLPLYHVGGLAILWRSVIYGIPAVVHEAFDPGEVNREIDAGAVTIVSVVSTMLQRMLDERGDRPYPPTLRCVLLGGGPAPLDLIEECLRRGVPVAPTYGLTEAASQVATLPPGDLPQRPGSAGKALFPTEIKIEDGEILVRGPTVTAGYFGRPEETARVLKDGWLSTGDMGYLDGDGYLFISDRRDDLVISGGENVYPAEVERVLGGHPDVEDAGAFGLPDPEWGQAVAAAVTVRRGASLDEEDVRAFCAARLARYKVPKRIWLVDELPRSPSGKLIRRALREKFGNGAAPPTERRTWVRDAFHRISGRYDLLNHVLSGGLHVLWKRAAVQAAGLPPGGVALDVCCGTADLVLLCSREVGPSGRAIGVDFAPGMLAVAARRLRRAAGLADEACPAPSGSGARALLVCADAEALPLADGSTDAVSFAFGIRNVASPSGALREAHRVLRPGGRVVVLEFGRPGASWLRAAYDLYSRTIIPLLGGRLSGRRDAYQYLHDSVRQWMDPETLAGLMREAGFQEVRYRLLTGGIAVLHAGQKLRA
- a CDS encoding 1,4-dihydroxy-2-naphthoate polyprenyltransferase, whose translation is MNTPGAAGPWRAWVLAARVPTLTAAVAPVLVGTAAAAGDGMFAPLPAFAALIAAVSIQIAANLHNDALDFLQGADTAGRLGPARATQAGLLSARQVLVGAYLCLGVAAAAGIYLVVLRGWPLLVVGLASIAAALAYTASPLRLGYRGLGDLFVFLFFGVVAVVGSDYVQSGEIRAVAVAASVPVGLLASAILVLNNLRDIDTDRAAGKRTLAVRLGPRATRAQYVFCLAGAMAAPAVMRLAGLLGPWFWLPWLAAPTMVGLVRTVLRHDAAAALVEALKRTARLLLVYGALLAASLLRGS
- the menB gene encoding 1,4-dihydroxy-2-naphthoyl-CoA synthase, with product MQVRWTKVKDYTDIIYEHSDGIAKITINRPEVRNAFRPETVKELMDAFADARDDSAVGVVLLTGAGDKAFCSGGDQRIRGDAGYVGGDKIPRLNVLDLQRQIRILPKPVIAVVAGYAIGGGNVLATVCDLTIAADNAIFGQTGPKVGSFDAGYGSTYLARIVGHKKAREIWYLCRQYNAQEALAMGLVNVVVPLDQLEKEAVRWAKELLEKSPLALRLLKAAFNADTDGLAGLQQLGGDATLLYYMSEEAQEGRDAYLQKRRPNFKKFPRYP
- the menH gene encoding 2-succinyl-6-hydroxy-2,4-cyclohexadiene-1-carboxylate synthase, which encodes MPRLPVNGVNLNVEQAGAGPPLVLLHGFTGSASGWAEHAEVFARSHATLAVDLLGHGSSDAPDDPARYGIGHATEDVLGVLDALGIRRAGLLGYSMGGRVSISLAIVAPERLSALILESASPGIRDAGARRGRAAADAALAAAIERDGIEPFVDRWERLPLFASQATLPDEARQGLRARRLRNNPTGLANSLRGLGQGVQPPMHEYLQQIRVPTLLIAGGLDPAYCAMGEEMRALIPRAILEVVPGAGHAAHLEQPERFRALVMEFLSQVEGMR